TCTCCTCGTCCGTCAGAGCCTGGTACGCCTTGGAGATCTCGACGTAGCGGGCGGTCAGGTCTTCGATCGTCTCGTTCTTGGAGGGGTCCGGTTTCGCCTTGTCGGGGTGCAGGCGGAGGGAGAGCTTCTTGTAGGTGCTCTTGATCTGCTTCTCGGTCGCCGTCTCGGGAAGGTTCAGGATCTCATAGGGGTTCCAAATCTTGTGGGTCGGCGCGTCGGTCGTTTGGATGAGATAGAGCATGTAGCCCATGACGGCCCAGCCCGCGATGACGGCGAACAGGAGCCAGATCTTCCTATCCTTGCGCCTCTCTTGCTTACGCAGGGAGTCGACCGTGTCTGTGTGGGCATGCTTGAAGCTCGTCTGGATGCGCGGGAAGGAGGCTGCTGGGTCTCGCGACCGCTTGACTAGAAGGAATGTGAGGGGGATGGTGACAATCAGGGCGAGGGTGAAGACGAAAAAGGGCCAGAGGACGCCCTCCTCGTCGTAGGCGTAGTCGGTGCTCATGGCGGGCACTCGTTAAGACTCGTGGTCTTCAATTCCCGTGCGGTTAACTCCTCGAACAAGTCGAACAACGGATTCAGAAAGCAGGGGCCTTCGACAGAGAATAACGAGATTGAAGCAATTAGAAGAACAAGAGGCAGGCCCAACCCGGCATCTGCGCGAAAAGGCCAGATCCAATTCGGGGACAAGCCGGCCGATGTGTAGGGGTAAAAGGAGCGAAGTCCGCACTCGTGTGCGAACTACTGTGTAAAGAGTGCAATGTGGCGGCTTCCACTTTTATTACCACACAGGTGTCCAGTCCGCGCCGTCGCTTTTTTTGCGGAGTGCAAGTGAATCGTGGCCTCCAGATCGAACCAGGGGTCAAAGCTTCGCTGTGCCCCACAACCCGGTCGAAAGCCGCCATGGTTCCGGAACCCGAATTGGAACTGGCCCCACCCCGGGCGACGGGCTGCATTACTATGTACTGCGCACACTACTTGCTTGTGCTGTGTATCGAGTACGGACTGCTCCGTACTTATCTcacctactaatagttataCAGATATCTACGTACAGAATACAAAATCCGTACATTGCGGGACGACAAACCTTCAGgtctcggtaccagagtaaGCACCGACGAGTTGCAAGCAGTGCCGAGAACAGAGTTGCAAGCGGGACGGGCCGGCCCCGAGATCTGTCTGTTGCTCCGTAGATGAATGCTTTCAGAATGCTTTGTTGAAGTTGGATATCTCggggaagggaaaaaaaaatacccAACGGGGTTGTTGAGACCCGCCTGATCGATTACCTGGAGACAGGTTTCCGACTACCCAAACGCCTAGTCTATACAAGCCAATCACCGCGTCGCCACCACGGGATTCAGCAAAGCAGGGAAACTTGGGTGGAAAAAATCATGCCGTGCCACGACGAGAGATAGAAACCACAGCTGCCTGTCTATCTGTATGTGGAAATGCCGATGATGTGTTCATGCCGGGGAAAATGAAGGGGGTACGGAATGCCTGGAATATGAAAAGCCCCATGAACGCCTCCATCAATGTTGTAGTGAGCTGGCCGGTACGTCTATGCCCGTCCGTAAAAACAACCAATCTCTTCGCAGTGACAGCCCGGCTGGCGGCGCCGCGCCCCCTAACGCGCCCCAACCGCCTTCATCACCGCCCCCATGCAGATGTGCACAATTGCGCCCCCCATCACCAGCAGGCCTACGACAGACGGAGGAAGAAGCACGACGGCAGCAACAAGCAGCAGCCAGAACCGACGTAGCCGCTCCAGACGTCTGTCCCTTTGCTCCTCAGCCTCGGCCCGCCACGCCGCCTTGATGCCGGCCCCGTCTCTGTGCGCCCTTTCTCGGGCTCGGCTCCGTCTCTGCCACCCGTCATCGCGGGTATCGGCATCGGGAGAATCGCCATCCTCGCCCGCGTCATCGGTGGACACTCCCTCACTGTCGGATTGTCAACGGAACTGGAAGCCATGCGGGGGGAAGCCGcctctgccgccgccgcggccatcAAAAGAGAAGCTGGCGCCGCCGGGGaaccctccgccgccgccgaacgGGCCGCCTCCTCCCATGCCTCCCATCATGGAGAAGATGATCTCTGGGTCGATGCCGCCGCCCATGCCGCCTCCTCCGAACATATCAGAGGGATCGGCCAGGTCCACGCCGCTATCGTAGCGCTCGCGCTTCCTGGAATGTGTGTTAGCCACCGAGCGAGTCCCATGCAACATCGAGCTATAGCAACGCATCGGAATACGTACTGAGGGTCTATCAATGTCTCGTAGGCTTCACTGATGTCCTTGAACCGGGCATCGGCATCGGCGTCGCCGGGGTTCTTGTCCGGATGGTGGACAATGGCCAGCTTGCGGTAGGCCTTCTTGATCTCGTTGTCGGTCGCGTTCTTATCGATACCGAGGATCTTGTAGTAGTCCTTCCTCTGGGACTTCTTCAGCTCCAGCTCGGCCTTCCGGACCTCCTTGGCAATGGTCCGGTCTTCGGGGTCCAGCTCCTGGATCGCCTTCCATTCCCGAACGGCCGCTTCCCACTTCTCGGCCAAGCCCAGGGCGTTGGCCTTGGTCTTGCGGGCCTTGATGTACTGCGGGTCGAGACTGATGGCCCTCTCGCAGTCAGCGATGGCATCCTCGTACTGCTTGAGCTTAATACGGCACAGAGCTCTGTTCTGAAGGATCTTGGAGTTtgttcccttgttcgtcggGTCGACCTCGAGGGCCGATGTGTACAGGTCGAGGGCTGCTTGCCACCGCCCGGCCTTGTATTGCGTGTTGCCATCCTCCTTCATCCTCTCCAGCTTCTGGACGGTCCGGAGCCACTTGACGGCGTCTTTGAAGTCGGGATCGCAGCTGAGTGCCTTCCGGAAATGCTGCACCGCCTTGTCGTTATCGCCCTGCGAATAGAGCGCCCGGCCCCGCAGGACCAGACCCTCCGGGTCCTGGTTGTTCTGACGCAGGAGCGACATGGCAATGTTTTGTGCCTCTCCGAGTGAGTTGGCATCACCCATCTTTAGGAGCGCTTCGCCGCGCATAAGCTGCCACTTTCTCGGCCTTAGCACGCCGGGCCCAAGCAGCTTCTCCGCCATGTCGAGCGGGTGGAGAACCATGGAAGCTGCCGTGCCATCCTCGAGGGCCTGCTGCGCCGCCCGAACGTGACGAAGCATCTCCTTGGCGGGTGCCATGTCCTTGGCCGACGGCGCCGGGCGTATACGCCCAAACGTGGCGACGGCCTCCTCGGGCTGGCCCAGGCTGGTGTAGATGCGGGCGAGGCGGAGGAGAATCTTGGAGTTGTGAGGGTCCAGATCGGCAGCTCGCTTGCAGTCCGCCAAGGCTTCGTTATACTTGCCGGCCGACATGTAAGCCGCGGCCCGGTTGCCTAGGTAGGTGGCAGAGTTGGGCTGAAGGACGACGGCTGTCATGCAAGTTAGCCGACCACGGGACGGACACACTCAGAAGAGTTGTACGAAGTCCGGTTGCTGCTCGGACTCACCCTTTGTGTAGAACTCGATGGCATGGGTGTAATCACCCGCCTTGAAGAACTTATTGCCCTCATTCTTGAACGACTCGGCCTGCTCGGCCTCGGACTGCACCGGGCTGGAAGGCTGTGATCGATGGGGCGGAGGAGGGGGCACTGCTTCGTCAGCAGCGCCGTTAATGGATGCGTCGGTCCCGTTTGCCACGGGCACGGTGAAAGAATTCTGGTGAGACGGCGGGTtcgccggccgcggcggcggctgctgaTAGGGCGGCGGTTGCGAGGGAGGCGAGGAGGGGTTACCTCCGTTGACCGTCTCCTTTTCGACGTCCATTGAATTGCGAGCGCTCATGGCAGACAGTTCCGACAGTCGCTTGCGCTGTTCGGGAGGCAGGTTGAGCGGGTGCGTGTCCGGATCGATCTTTTTACGTCGCCCTGCGTCAGAAAGGTGTCGCGCAAAAGGGCGCGAGGTGCGCGGCGACTGCGGCTTAGGCTCGCGtgagggcggcgaggcggAGCGCTGCGAGGAGGCCTTTTTGGTGGGCGATCGTGAACCCGATGATTTTGCGGGAGATTTGGTGGGCGACTTGGTGGGCGAGGATGGTTGTGAAGAATCGTACAATCCGGAgtgctcgtcctcctcctcgtcggccgAGTTTGGTTTCTTGGACGATATTTTGGAGAAAAACTTCATTTGCGAGGTATTGCAGCGAAAAGTCGCAACTACCGGGGTCCCAATTGTTTTAATGCGGTTGGTCCCGCAAAAAACGAAGCGTCAAGCGGCGTGACTCCCGGGACAAGGTCAGGCTGTGTATCGCTGCCGGTGCATCAGGGCAAAAATAGCAGCGAGGGTTTTGAGGGAGGGTACGAAGCGCCAGGTATCCTAGGTTATCGGAAGTGGGCGCACATGCAATTGCGAGCAACGCTTTTGGGTGAGAAGGGCGAGTAGCCAAAAACCGAAGGGGGGCGGTTTTTGGCGGTGGGAGCTTGGAGCAGgcaaaaataaaaaataaaaaaaaaaagaattgTTGGAATGGCTGGGAGTAGGGGGAAGTAGCGGTTCAAAACGTGAgcgtgtacggagtacggattagaCAAATGGCACAGACTGATCAACCCATCACGCCTCGGGACCGTCGCAAAAAGGGTTCAAACCATGGCTCAGCCTTCAGGCAGATCACAAGCACCTTCCAGGGCCTCTTGATTCGCGATTCGAAGAAAATATTGGGTTGGCTGGGGTTGCCCGTTGCTCTGGAAATTGGTAGGCAGAACGAAGGTCATTTGTCAAACGCCCAGCGGCAGACGTGGGGAGTGGCTTGCGGGGGACCAGCGGGCGGGAGCCGGCGCGGTGACGGACCCTTCAAGCAGCATCGGAACAGGGGTGGCTTCAGTTAGCGGAATTCAGATATCGAGGCATATCACTGTAGGCGGTTTCTTGCCGGAGGCTGGGACAGCGATTCTCGAAACTTCTGTGGGCCGGTCCGTCCCATACTCGGCACGGTTGCACCGGCCGACTCGGATTGCGGTCGTTTGTTCAGTCTGAAGCACCTTGTCGTCATCGCTTTGAAATTTCGTTTAGTTGTAGCGTGTTTCTTGGATAAATGCTTCGAAACGGTATCATCAAATGCACTAGTTTTTCCGGAGTACGCTACGCTAGGAATGTGTCCCTGGCTATTGATGCATAGCACGAAATAAAAAAAGAGATATGTCAACAATGCCGAGCGGCGCTAGGCGCGGAATGCACATGCACAAGCGCTACACTCCGGTCACGGCGCACCTGGCCAGTCTGACACTTGGCCAAGTCGTTCGTATTGGCTGGGAACAGTTCAGTGACTGGCCCCCAAAAGCCTACCCTAGGTTTGATAGGCTCCAATTGTGTCGTTGCTATGTTATTACTACCGTTAACAAGCATCAGTTAGCATGTCCCTGGATACCATCCAACCGTTTGCCAAACCCCAACATGTGTCAAATGCCCAGCCACCTTTCCGGTCTGTCGTTCATCGCTCCCACCCACGACCGATGCGAACAGCAGAGTTGGCACACCGAATGGACTCATTCGTCCTCCGAATCGTGAGGAGCCTGCGCGGCAGTCCCGTTTCCACCAGCGATCGTGTTGACAAAATCCTGGTACCTGAATACTTCTCCCCGCTTGCCCAGGCCTGCTGCTGTGTGTTTGCTGAAAGCCCTGCGCCCTGTGAAACCAGCAATCACCTTCTCGACGTCCAGCGCCGTCAAAGGCTCCTGGCCAGGCTCTGGTGCTGTGTGCAGTAATGCATCCCTTAGCTCTGCGACGTCAATTTGACCgctgtcgtcgtcatcgaaCGCTGAAAAGGCAGACAGAAGCTCCGAGCTCGGTGATAAGGCGGCCAAGGATGATGCTATCGAGTTGAGAAACAACGCCATTGTCATGGTCTGCGGTGCCGACGGAGGGAAGAAGTGGGAGATATCTCCGGCACTCGATGGAAGCCCTAGAATCCCATCGTTAGCCAGAGTTTAttgaagaagaagagtgTTGTGTCTTGTCGTACCCAGTTGATTGAGCATATCCGCGACGTCTTCCCTAGTTACGACGCCGTCGCTGTCGCGATCAAGAATCTGGAACGCCTCCCGCATCGTGCGGACCTGCGAGGGCTGTAACTGGGAAAGCGCGTTGCCGTGGCCTACCGAGTTTGAGGTCGTCGGTCGAGGTATGCTGCGCTGTTCGAGAACATGTGTATTCAGGCCATCTTCGACTGTTGCATGTCCTCGAGATGTTCGGGGCTCTTGCGGTGTTGGGCTTGTGACTGAGCTGCCCATGAACTTCGCGCGGACTTCAGAGAACCCTTCCTTTGTCGGTGTTGCTGATGGTGTAGTCTGCCGCAGAGGTGCAGCCGATGCGGGTGATTGCGGTCGGCGAAACGGCGAGGACCGAGCGGACCCGGTCCCATAACCCAGGGGAGACGGTTTGTACGTTGAAGGCACTGACTGCACCCGAGTCAGCAATTCAGTAAGCTGAAGGACCTCCAATATTTTTTACCTACCATGTCTATAGTGAAATGCGCACGAGAGATTGTAGACCCGGATGATATCGAGGAGGATGCACCTTAGGTGCTGCGTTGCTCGATTCTGTGAGATGCCCTGTACTCCGTGACTAGGATAGTGCCTGATGGAACGTCGATTCCAGCCAAGAGTGGACGTCGAAATGTGTCCCGAATTCGGGTGACTTCATTGACCAGAAACTATCGATGTTCTGAAGCGTCAGGTAGTCTTTGTCGTCATCGAGGGGGGAGCTGCTATTGGGCAGCAGAGGAGATGGCCGCTGGCTGGATAAGTTGGAAGTAAACAAACCAACCGGACAACCAGCCGGGGTAGGTACTGTGCAGCCACAACGGCGGGGATGGGCCCACGTTTGTGGCGTGCGACTGCCGTGGGGCTGCAGCACGGATTACTTCTCACTGCCCTGCTGGGACCCACTCCTCCAAAGACCCCTCACTGGCTTCCACCCCCACCAAACAAGGGTCGATAATAAACCCTTGTCCGGATCCAGAAAGGTTAGTAGCCAAAAAGGGGAAGCATGGGTGGTGCGCTTGACCTCAGCGGCGGGAGCATCTTGATTGAACCCAAGCTGCAGCGGATTGCCTTCCACGCTGCTTCTTCCAGCAAGCGACAAGCGGGTGCAACGGTCGCCATAAATTCAGGATCTGGAAGTCCTTCCCgcgttcttttttttctcttttcgcTCGGGGGAATCCAGAGGGAGCGTCTGGTTCCTCTGCCGGAACGCGCAACTCTCCCCGGATTTCGACTTTCTGAGGCCCGGCGCTTCGGAGCCCGCAGTTGACCCCGCGATCCTGTCTTGTATATATACAAGTCTATTTTCTTACTTTTGCTAGGCGCTGAACAGGGACCTGCTTTTTAGATCGCCATATCTTGCCTCGCGACGAAGCGATTGACTTAAGCAGAAGGCCCGGGCGAAAAGGGCAGGCGGACGGCAGGGCACAAACGATGGCCACCAGCCAGTTCGCGCCCAACCTTCTCAAGAGAACCAACAGTGCAGTCGGGTACTCCAATGGAACAGCGCTTCAACACCGGAGATCCCTCACGACAATCCCGTCCTCGCGACCCACCCGCTCCCCGCAGCCCCCCGAGATGGACCAGACCTCAGACCCGAGCTTCAAGGGCAAAGCTCCCTCGACCAGGACGGGCGCATCGTCCCAGCACAGCTCGCTGTCTGCTAGCGCACAACCTCGTTCTGATGCTGCCTTACGGCGGCCCCGCAAGCTGCGGTCCCAATACCCGCGCGGGAGCTCCGAGAACCACGTCGAATACATTCTCGTGGCGTCCTTCGACATTGACCGCGGGCCGGTCATGGAGCACCAGTATCCGGTAGCAATCACGGGCGACGAGCACATGCTTGCCGAGCTCATGCTCCCGGATCAGGCCCACGTGAGGAATCAAGACTGGACAATATTCTTCCTTCATAAGGACACCAGCCAAGAAGAGGACGATGCGGAACGGCGAGCCAAGGAGGAACGGCGAGCGCGGAGAAGGAGGAAGCGGGACCGGGAGAAGGGCATAATACACGAATCGGACGATGAAGGCGATGAGAACGGCGGCCTggacgatgacgatgacgacgacgacgacgacgacgacgattgGGACGATGACTTATCGACGGATTCCGAGCCTGAAAGCAGCGAAGGCCCTCCGCTGGTTTATGTCCTCAACCTCGTCAACACGAAACAAGACAAGACGGTCAAGCGAGGTGCCGTGGTCAAGGCAATGGCCATCTGCACCCGCCATCCCTTCCTCCATATATACAAGGTAACAACAACCCACGCTCCGCGGCCACGCCAGGTTCACTTACATCGTGGGAGTAGCCATTACTATTATTGGCCTTGGATGAGTACTTCAAGGCGCCGGTGCCCGAGACTCTTGCAATGCTCTACAACGCCGTCAACGAGATGGATCTGTCGCTGATGCCGAAGCTGAACTGGCTCGAGAAACACCTCTTGCAATCGAGCGACAACAAGGATCTCTTCGTCGAGAAGTTTGAGCAGATGATCGAGGATCGGATTGCTGGAACATCCGGAGCAGATGTCGGCCAGCCTCTCGACGCCAGCAACGCTCCTCCGCCACGGCCCACCATCTTCCGGTCGGGGTCCAAGGCTCACATTGAAGGGCACGCCGCCTACGTGGTGCCCAGAGACACGCACGAGTTCGAGAGCAAGGTCATGTACAAGGGCATTCCCATCCCGGTCAAGGTTCCCGTGGCCGTCATGCCCGAGATTGTCGGCGACTTCTCCCTGATCAAGCTGATCCAGAACTTCTCCGACCCACACTCCAAGTCTCCGCAAACCTTCCCCTTACATCCTCACCTAACAACAAACGGGCCCAACACGCACCCGATCATAGTGCTCGTCAACGCCCTCCTGACGCAGAAGCGCATCATCTTTCTGGGACACAATATGCCGTCGGGGGAGGTGGCCGAGGCCGTCTTGGCCGCCTGCGCGCTCGCGTCGGGCGGGATTCTAAGGGGCTTTACTCGGTATGCTTTCCCGTACACGGACCTTACCAAGGTCGACGACCTCCTGAAGGTGCCCGGGTTCATCGCGGGAGTGACAAATCCGACCTTTGAGCACCACCCCGAGTGGTGGGACTTGCTGTGCGACCTCTCGACCGGGAAGATGAAGATCAGCAGCAAGATCGAGGCAGCCCCCATCACGGAAGGGCTAGTCTACTTCCAGCAGCAGAACCCGGCCTACGCGAACCTGGTCCACAGCTCGTCCAGCAGCGGGTCGTCGTCAAACGACCTGACGGGCGACGCTGCCTTCATGGCGGAGATCCTCCGATGCATCACCACGCGGGCGGGCGAACGCGTGATCCGCGCCAAGTGGAGGGCCTGGGTTGTCAAGTTTACGCGCATCGCGGCCGCGTTCGAGGAGAGCGTGTACGGCGCCAGCGCACTCTACATCGGCACCGACGAGCAGGATGCCAACCTGTCTGCAGCAGCGCACGGTCACGGGTACGTGTGGGTGGACGAGGCGACCAAGGCGAAGGAACTGGCGGGCAACGTGACGCGGATCGAGGGGTGGAGAAATACGAGAAGCTATTACAGCTTTATTCAGGTGAGTATGCCTAGGAGGCGGGGGCAGGAAACAGGGGAAAGTAGAGCCAAGGCTGATCGAAAACTTTAGGACGTCGCGCGGCTCCATCACGTCCGGCCCCTCAAGGGCATCGACCTGGCGCACCTGCACGACCGGCTGCGCACGCAGCGGCTCACGCCGGAGCAGAGCAAGGAGATCTACCACACGCTGGCCAAGTACGTGCACTCGTACGACGAGATCTGCATGCTGCTGAGCGTGGCGCCCGAGTCGCAGGCCGGGCTGTTCTACATCGCGCTCGGCCTCTTCCACAAGGACCGCGACGTGCGCTTCAAGACGGCCGAGCTGCTGGAGCGCGTCGCCGAGCACGAGGCGGGCCAGCACTGGTGGCGCGTGCTGAGCCGGTTCGAGAAGCTGGCCTATGTGCGCATCAAGAgagaggccgaggcggagaTGAAGGCTAAGCTggaaagggaagagaagGACGCATTTGGAAGGGATATTGGCGACAGGAGGATCAGTTGAGGAGGGTAGGGCTTATTGCGCATGATGCGACCGGGTTTGGGCGGGGTGTTGTGTGACTTTCGTGACCGGATCCGGGCATTGTCGGCTGTTCTTGGTCCGTTCgagcggcgggggcggcgaaGTTGTCAGAGACAGACGGGCCACATCGTATTgctttattttattttttatttttttttctccgtTTGATCCATGGCTGACCTTTCATGTACTTAACTTACCGCCGTCCTCCTCTGTACAAACCGTCCaaacaaacaaaaaaaaagcatTACCCACCGGTTCCTCCTCATCCTTCTCCTCTTCAATCACACCCTccctctttacccttctccTCGTCAAAGCAAACCCAGGTGCTTTGCCGCGTGGTTGACATGATCATCGCTAAAGGTTGCCATGAAGTAGTACGAGTGATCGTACCCCTGAAAACATTGTCAACAACCCCAATCGTCCCGAGCCACACCGTGCCGACGCAAGGACATGGGAAATTTATAGAAAAGGCAAAATTAAAAGGAAGGAaacccggggggggggggactcACCTCGTGATACCGCACTGTCAAGCCCTCCACGCCGGCCTCCTTGGCGGCCTTCTCCAAGTTCTCGGGCAGCAGCTGTCCCTGCTTGTAAAAGTTGTCTGCGGTGCCGACGTCGACGAGGGCCTTGAGGTCGCCGCCCTTCCAGGCGCGGATGAGCTCGGTGGCGTCGTGCTTCTTCCACTCGTCGCGGTCCGGGCCGAGGTAGCCCGAGAAGGCCTTCTCGCCCCAGGGGCAGCGGGAGGGGTTGGCGATGGGGGCGAAGGCGCTGACGCTCTTGTAGAGGCCCGGGTTCTTGAGGTAGAGCGTCAGGGCGCCGTGGCCGCCCATCGAGTGGCCCGTGATGGAGACGCGGTCCGGGTCCAGGAAGCGGCCGTACTGCGGGTCGCCGAAGAGGGCGCGGGGCAGCTCGCGGGCGACGTAGCTCTCCATGCGGTAGCCGCGGCGCCAGGGGTCGCGGGTGGCGTCGACGTAgaagccggcgccggcgccgaagtCCCACGAGTCCGTCTCGCCCGGGTGGCCGAGCCCGCGCGGGGACGTGTCCGGGTACACGACGGCGAGGCCGAGCTGCGAGGCGCGGTGCTGGAAGAAGCCCTTCTCGGAGCAGTTCTCGGGCGTGCACGTCAGGCCCGAGAGGTAGAAGAGCACGGGCacccgcggcggcgggtcCGAGGCGAAGCTCTGCGGCGGCAGGTAGAGGTTCACGGCCATCGGGGTCGTCGTCTCTTCGGACTGGTGCGAGAGCTTGAACAGCTTGCCCCCGAAGGAGGCGATGGTGGCTTTGGTTTCGAAGGCCATCTCGAAGAGTCGCCTGATGCGTGACGGAGAGACGAGCGGATTagatgatggtgatgatgatgatgataatGATGAGTACCTTAGGGTCAGGTAGCTAAGGTAGCTCAGGTGGTGAGGTATTGTTGGTTGATCCCGAGGGTGCTCCGTACGCTATTTATGTTAGTAACAG
This DNA window, taken from Thermothelomyces thermophilus ATCC 42464 chromosome 3, complete sequence, encodes the following:
- a CDS encoding carbohydrate esterase family 1 protein (CAZy_ID 267771) yields the protein MAFETKATIASFGGKLFKLSHQSEETTTPMAVNLYLPPQSFASDPPPRVPVLFYLSGLTCTPENCSEKGFFQHRASQLGLAVVYPDTSPRGLGHPGETDSWDFGAGAGFYVDATRDPWRRGYRMESYVARELPRALFGDPQYGRFLDPDRVSITGHSMGGHGALTLYLKNPGLYKSVSAFAPIANPSRCPWGEKAFSGYLGPDRDEWKKHDATELIRAWKGGDLKALVDVGTADNFYKQGQLLPENLEKAAKEAGVEGLTVRYHEGYDHSYYFMATFSDDHVNHAAKHLGLL